One window of the Conexibacter sp. SYSU D00693 genome contains the following:
- a CDS encoding PaaI family thioesterase yields MPDRPWSIDGVGAFFGFRYEGPGVLRLDIRDELINPAGLLSGVACFALVDYAMGSALWQQTTDDEGIATLNVAINFVATAREGCVTCHAHVDRRNKTSAVLRAQVTAGDERLLGTAVGSYSIYPRRRDHGGGGRELQADL; encoded by the coding sequence GTGCCCGACCGGCCCTGGTCCATCGACGGCGTCGGCGCCTTCTTCGGCTTCCGCTACGAGGGCCCGGGCGTGCTGCGCCTGGACATCCGCGACGAGCTGATCAACCCGGCGGGGCTGCTCAGCGGCGTCGCGTGCTTCGCCCTCGTCGACTACGCGATGGGCTCGGCGCTGTGGCAGCAGACGACCGACGACGAGGGCATCGCCACCCTCAACGTCGCCATCAACTTCGTGGCGACGGCCCGCGAGGGCTGCGTGACCTGCCACGCGCACGTCGACCGGCGCAACAAGACCAGCGCGGTCCTTCGCGCGCAGGTCACCGCCGGGGACGAGCGGCTGCTCGGGACGGCGGTCGGCTCGTACTCGATCTACCCCCGCAGGCGCGACCACGGCGGCGGCGGCAGGGAGCTGCAGGCCGACCTCTAG
- a CDS encoding FHA domain-containing protein: protein MAPTFAPERHVRALDRLAQETGAHDALPALSHRERSRAVDPSALDPGLYLIAESGDDARAIPLAEPVMRLGRGFTADIALDDVGVSRRHAVVVHRPGGTARILDDRSTNGTWVNGRRVTQHDLTDGDVVVLGGVVLTFRQVP, encoded by the coding sequence ATGGCCCCCACCTTCGCCCCCGAGCGCCACGTACGAGCGCTCGACCGCCTCGCGCAGGAGACCGGTGCGCACGACGCGCTGCCGGCCCTCAGCCACCGCGAGCGCTCGCGGGCCGTGGACCCCTCGGCCCTCGACCCCGGCCTCTACCTCATCGCCGAGTCCGGCGACGACGCCCGCGCCATCCCGCTCGCCGAGCCGGTGATGCGCCTCGGGCGGGGCTTCACCGCCGACATCGCCCTCGACGACGTCGGCGTCTCCCGTCGCCACGCCGTGGTGGTGCACCGTCCGGGCGGCACCGCCCGCATCCTCGACGACCGCTCGACCAACGGCACGTGGGTCAACGGCCGCCGCGTGACCCAGCACGACCTGACCGACGGCGACGTGGTGGTGCTGGGCGGCGTCGTCCTCACCTTCCGCCAGGTCCCCTAG